In the Leptospira fainei serovar Hurstbridge str. BUT 6 genome, TTCGCCGATGCGACCGGAAAGGGGTCTAACTTTCGCTGGGGAAAAAAGGGATTTGATGAAAACATCCAAGCGTCCTTGCAAGGAAAACCTTTTTTAAGTAAAGTAGGACAATCCCCGATTACGAAGGAACCTGTAACGCTTCTTACTGTCCCGATTATGGATGGAAAAAAAGTCGTAGGAATTTTGGGATTCGCACTCTCTCTGAACTCGGTAACGGAAGCGGTCGTTAAAGACGTAAAAATCGGAGCCGACGGTTATATCGCAATTGTAGATTCGGCAGGAGTTGTCGTAGGACATCCTGACAAGTCTTTGATTATGAAATTGGATTTATCAAAGACCGAATGGGGACGCCGCATGTTGTCCCTGAAAACGGACCAACATACCGAATATTTCTTTAAGAAAGAAAAAATTGCGACCGTTTATAGGATTGAAGAATATGGGATGTTAGTTGCTGCGGTGGTATCGAAGGACGAACTTGCCGACGTCGTCCACTCGATGTTATATAAGATTATCGCCTTTGCGGCAATATTTCTAGTCGTATCTATTTTGTTTCTCTCCAGATTATTAACGACTCGCCTGAAACCTTTGGAAGAGGCGCGAAATCTTTTCAAATCCATGTCACAAGGAGACCTTAGTAAAGATTTAGATATCATCCATGACGATGAAATCGGAGATCTAAGCCGGGATACGAACGCATTCTTAAACGGTCTAAAAAATTCATTAAAAGAGATACAGAAAGTGTCTTCCGAGCTTGCATCTTCCGCCGAAGCCTTATCCGCGAATTCGGAGAACTTTTCCAATTCCGCTCAATCTACGGCTGCATCCACGGAGCAAATGTCCGCTACCGTCGAGGAGATGTCGGCGGGAATGGAAACGATTTCAGGAACGACCGAAAATCAGTATAGGAATATTTCGGATTTTCACGCCAAAATATCGGAGCTTTCGGAAAGCGTTCGAAAGATAGGCGAAGAAATTCAAAGTACTTTAGGAATCGCTAAATCGATATCATCTCAGGCAAAAAAAGGGGAAGAATCTCTGAACGGAATGACGGATATGATCGCAAACATTCTCAAATCCTCAGGAGAAATGAAAGCCATCGTAGGAATCATTAATGATATTTCCGATCAA is a window encoding:
- a CDS encoding methyl-accepting chemotaxis protein; this translates as MRRNSLKLILLFSSSATVILLTAALSSFAYFTAKSYIEETYIDEMKKVSRVSSREIKDFFDTQFNLAKFIANQSTVIKAAAGQDRAVLNPMLADLNSKFAVYENAFFSTPEENPLTFADATGKGSNFRWGKKGFDENIQASLQGKPFLSKVGQSPITKEPVTLLTVPIMDGKKVVGILGFALSLNSVTEAVVKDVKIGADGYIAIVDSAGVVVGHPDKSLIMKLDLSKTEWGRRMLSLKTDQHTEYFFKKEKIATVYRIEEYGMLVAAVVSKDELADVVHSMLYKIIAFAAIFLVVSILFLSRLLTTRLKPLEEARNLFKSMSQGDLSKDLDIIHDDEIGDLSRDTNAFLNGLKNSLKEIQKVSSELASSAEALSANSENFSNSAQSTAASTEQMSATVEEMSAGMETISGTTENQYRNISDFHAKISELSESVRKIGEEIQSTLGIAKSISSQAKKGEESLNGMTDMIANILKSSGEMKAIVGIINDISDQTQLLALNAAIEAARAGEAGKGFAVVAEEISKLSEKTASSIKSISSMIAKNNTELDSGAKGIQSSTEIIHAIIRNVDSVSDAMDKLYSITSSQEEVNKIVNQKANQVGAESESVKIATAEQRRAVREIAQVIIQINEHTLNTASGAEQMSTSSKGLSSTAETLRRIAEKFKFN